A single Symbiobacterium thermophilum IAM 14863 DNA region contains:
- a CDS encoding transketolase has translation MTAPDVPLLTEIAKRIRVHVIRTVLRLGSGHLGGSLSAAEILSVLYFHTLRIRPEEPDWPGRDRFILSKGHAALAYYAALAERGYFPPDELAGFGALGSRLQGHPDMRRTPGVDMSTGSLGQGLSAGVGMALAARIRGEGWRTYVLLGDGEIQEGQVWEAAMLAGELRLTGLTAILDFNRLSQTRSTTGAHPPDLLPGRWRGFGWEVREVDGHDVSALAAALDRPADGRPLLVVAHTVKGRGVSFMEGRPEWHSHPLTREQAEQALAELGVRP, from the coding sequence GTGACTGCGCCGGACGTTCCGCTGCTCACCGAGATCGCGAAGCGCATCCGCGTCCACGTGATCCGCACCGTCCTGCGCCTGGGGAGCGGCCACCTGGGCGGGTCGCTGTCTGCGGCCGAAATCCTCAGCGTACTCTATTTCCACACGCTGCGCATCCGGCCGGAGGAGCCGGACTGGCCTGGGCGCGACCGGTTCATCCTGTCCAAGGGCCACGCTGCGCTGGCCTACTACGCCGCCCTGGCGGAGCGGGGTTACTTCCCGCCGGACGAGCTGGCCGGCTTCGGCGCCCTGGGGTCGCGGCTGCAGGGACACCCCGACATGCGCCGGACGCCCGGGGTCGACATGTCCACCGGATCCCTGGGCCAGGGGCTCTCGGCCGGCGTAGGCATGGCCCTGGCCGCCCGCATCCGGGGGGAGGGCTGGCGGACGTACGTCCTGCTGGGGGACGGCGAGATCCAGGAGGGCCAGGTGTGGGAGGCGGCGATGCTGGCCGGCGAGCTGCGCCTGACCGGGCTGACGGCGATCCTGGACTTCAACCGGCTGTCCCAGACCCGCTCCACCACCGGTGCACACCCGCCCGACCTGCTGCCCGGCCGCTGGCGGGGGTTCGGCTGGGAGGTGCGGGAGGTGGACGGACACGACGTCTCCGCCCTCGCGGCCGCCCTGGACCGGCCGGCGGACGGGCGGCCTCTGCTGGTGGTGGCCCACACCGTGAAGGGGCGCGGGGTCTCCTTCATGGAGGGGCGGCCGGAGTGGCACTCGCACCCGCTGACCCGGGAGCAGGCTGAGCAGGCCCTCGCGGAACTGGGGGTGAGACCGTGA
- a CDS encoding metallophosphoesterase family protein: MVRILHLADLHLGWRPAFMAREQAEERRRRRDGLLARAVDLALDPGRRIGLVVIAGDLFETHCPEEPLVAAAVAQLRRLEQAGIPVVTVPGNHDEITYPNSVYQRRRDGWPGLLVTNPHPAHVATIEAQGETVHLYSLAYTGGVTQTRPAIRQFPRLDQPGLHVAIFHGTLGEGLGDRSLPLDPDALGRAGYDYIALGHIHKPSEVRLGRGLAVYPGTVEGKGFDDPGTRQFTIASVEPGGVTLERVPDPAAQKVAVHDLDVSPLPGAARVEAAVAALADPEAIVRVRLTGTAPELLDAEAIEAACAHRFFHLEVVDETDALSPALLDRWAAERTILGEFIRRMRRRMEEEQDEDERAVLEEALRRGVQAMRRR; encoded by the coding sequence GTGGTGCGCATCCTGCACCTGGCCGACCTGCATCTGGGATGGAGGCCGGCCTTCATGGCCCGGGAACAGGCGGAGGAGCGGCGCCGGCGGCGGGACGGCCTGCTGGCCCGGGCCGTGGACCTCGCCCTGGACCCCGGCCGGCGGATCGGGCTCGTGGTCATCGCCGGCGACCTGTTCGAGACCCACTGCCCCGAGGAGCCCCTGGTCGCCGCGGCCGTCGCCCAGCTCCGCCGGCTGGAGCAGGCCGGGATCCCCGTGGTGACGGTCCCGGGCAATCACGACGAGATCACCTATCCCAACTCGGTCTACCAGAGGCGCCGGGACGGCTGGCCGGGGCTGCTGGTGACCAACCCGCACCCGGCCCACGTGGCCACCATCGAGGCGCAGGGCGAGACCGTGCACCTGTACAGCCTGGCCTACACCGGCGGCGTCACCCAGACCCGGCCCGCCATCCGTCAGTTCCCCCGCCTCGACCAGCCGGGCCTGCACGTGGCGATCTTCCACGGCACCCTCGGCGAGGGGCTGGGCGACCGGTCCCTGCCGCTGGATCCGGACGCCCTCGGGCGGGCCGGCTACGATTACATCGCCCTGGGCCACATCCACAAGCCGTCCGAGGTGCGGCTGGGCCGCGGACTCGCGGTATACCCCGGCACGGTCGAGGGCAAGGGGTTTGACGACCCTGGCACCCGTCAGTTCACCATCGCCTCCGTGGAGCCGGGGGGCGTGACGCTGGAGCGGGTCCCTGACCCCGCCGCGCAGAAGGTGGCGGTGCACGACCTGGACGTCTCCCCGCTGCCGGGGGCCGCCCGGGTGGAGGCGGCCGTGGCGGCCCTGGCGGATCCCGAGGCCATCGTCCGGGTACGGCTCACCGGCACGGCGCCGGAACTGCTGGACGCCGAGGCCATCGAAGCTGCCTGCGCGCACCGGTTCTTCCACCTGGAGGTGGTGGACGAGACCGACGCGCTCTCCCCGGCGCTCCTGGACCGCTGGGCGGCGGAGCGGACCATCCTGGGCGAGTTCATCCGGCGCATGCGGAGGCGGATGGAAGAGGAGCAGGACGAGGACGAGCGGGCCGTCCTGGAGGAGGCGCTGCGCCGCGGGGTGCAGGCCATGCGGAGGAGGTGA
- a CDS encoding transketolase family protein, protein MTVAMRDAYGEALAQLGGLRPDVVVLDADLGNSVRCDGFGRLYSDRYIQVGIAEQNMVGVAAGLAACGLVPVVNSFAAFAVCRALDQIRVSVCQTGLPVKVVGSYSGLAVSKGGSTHASVEDIAVMRALPGMTVIVPGDAEEAAQVTRMLPDIPGPVYLRLYRNAVPPVVPAGYRFRPGKAVLLRPGTDVAIVSTGTMTARALEAAGRLAGRGVGAAVLHVPTVKPLDEEAVVDVAARCRAVVTAEEHSVIGGLGAAVAECLGERHPMPVHRVGVPDRFGESGPDDELLAHLGVDEAAIERRVLAALGEGGG, encoded by the coding sequence GTGACGGTGGCGATGCGGGACGCGTACGGCGAGGCTCTGGCGCAACTGGGCGGGCTGCGGCCCGACGTGGTGGTGCTGGACGCGGACCTGGGCAACTCGGTCCGGTGCGACGGCTTCGGCCGGCTCTATTCCGATCGGTACATCCAGGTGGGCATCGCCGAGCAGAACATGGTGGGCGTCGCCGCGGGGCTGGCGGCCTGCGGCCTGGTGCCGGTGGTCAACAGCTTCGCCGCCTTCGCCGTCTGCCGGGCCCTGGACCAGATCCGGGTCTCCGTCTGCCAGACCGGCCTGCCGGTGAAGGTGGTCGGTTCCTACAGCGGGCTCGCGGTCTCCAAGGGGGGCAGTACCCACGCCTCGGTGGAGGACATCGCCGTCATGCGGGCGCTGCCGGGCATGACCGTGATCGTGCCGGGGGATGCGGAGGAGGCCGCCCAGGTCACCCGCATGCTGCCGGACATCCCCGGCCCCGTGTACCTGCGGCTCTACCGGAACGCCGTGCCGCCGGTGGTCCCCGCGGGGTACCGGTTCCGGCCCGGGAAGGCGGTCCTGCTCCGGCCGGGGACTGACGTGGCCATCGTCAGCACCGGCACGATGACGGCCCGGGCGCTGGAGGCTGCCGGTCGGCTGGCCGGGCGGGGCGTGGGCGCCGCGGTGCTCCACGTGCCGACGGTCAAGCCGCTGGACGAGGAGGCCGTGGTGGACGTCGCCGCCCGCTGCCGGGCGGTGGTGACGGCCGAGGAGCACAGCGTCATCGGCGGCCTCGGGGCCGCGGTGGCCGAGTGTCTCGGCGAGCGGCACCCGATGCCCGTCCACCGGGTCGGCGTGCCGGACCGCTTCGGCGAGTCCGGCCCCGACGACGAGCTGCTGGCCCACCTGGGCGTGGACGAAGCGGCGATCGAGCGGCGGGTCCTGGCCGCTCTGGGGGAGGGCGGGGGCTGA
- a CDS encoding AAA family ATPase: protein MAGVIWHSVSLTGFGPYARKVTYTFPAGLGVLVAPNESGKSTLVAGLMAVLYGLPASSSPDDFGQARYRHQGRAPGFEGDVEFTGPDGLRYHVWRDFESHRVVVTRHGPEGPERIHQGVHNPGARRGNQEYEQLIARLIGLPSRELLAATFCVTQPLPETNQVDQSVQELLAGAGGGRPEPALAWLEEEARRRTRYPADYGFETNLRKDRELETLQAQIRQLEAGIEHARSAVDGYHKAEGRLRQVDDEHREAQQEAERRRQALDALQDWQRLAERRQQHLRQVSVLQRALDGARRVADRLEEVRQRLARDWPDLADLPAETGERLQELIGLEEALAQLAQDAAALARQRAANEQAAREAEARMQSQFGDLAGRAALPRDVRELQAKLAELNRLEAELAALAAEEERLAAKLATLPDWGRLGRPADEAVWRLQAAAGEAMQRWDRYERLLAKLQHTEAALQRYALFEGQPPEVLEQVRRCHALTADLQRRAEVAATRAGDLDRQLRRLDAQAERLRQEYAAVAGLDERVVAAAREKAALLEQREQVQAELARAEKEAGAARTRARILAGAAGLLLGGALGWLAGRVLLPGGGPAWAMAPAAAAAVTAALVGWFAGGRLAGGEAAGRVRTLARRVRDLTDRIGALDLGPLAAEPPLRLPLLVQQWEEWRRRTAELEAERLALAGSPETAAQREAYRRAQQELDALQAQLRPFTARFADPAAALVEWEHLKRELDRDREDLAELCQAEWGVPAGEVERLPLAAAHGRWSELGQLAQLVALSDVVGDFPGAPETVGDLVRWLRAADPSRWEQVTAAAADWSAADRRLAEVRAERLRLAEVGPDGGSRRERLRQEVEALRSRVAPFDERTDPDELESRLAVAAQLQAEADRQRAAAETLRERERTLAARQDAAAAQADALRDLVAPALGAAGSDARAALERWRAREEALRQAQALEKELSGILTASGAAGLEELEGRLTAAQLEWRRAADSLEALVRAHPGLPPVDEADDPLAVHGRIQALREEHRSLQVRLSQLEEERRALRDRLQDLGRDTLNLAGAETQLAELRERERRLVREVRALGIAYQELREAVRVYRATHRERLEAAATEYWTGLTGRAGRRVRLSDGFEVSVVEPDGAVLSPAQLSQGAQDQLYLALRLAIGDLIAEEVRLPFVFDDPFLNCDEDRLSHIRAALDRLAGERQVLLLSHRADFAAWGTPVTRR from the coding sequence GTGGCCGGCGTGATCTGGCATTCGGTGTCGCTGACCGGCTTCGGCCCGTACGCCCGCAAGGTGACCTATACCTTCCCCGCCGGCCTGGGGGTGCTGGTGGCGCCCAACGAATCCGGCAAGTCGACCCTGGTGGCCGGGCTGATGGCCGTCCTCTACGGCCTGCCCGCCAGCAGTTCCCCCGACGACTTCGGGCAGGCGCGCTACCGCCACCAGGGGAGGGCTCCGGGCTTCGAGGGCGACGTGGAGTTCACCGGGCCGGACGGCCTGCGGTACCACGTCTGGCGCGACTTCGAGAGCCACCGGGTCGTCGTGACCCGCCACGGGCCCGAGGGGCCCGAGCGCATTCACCAGGGCGTCCACAACCCCGGGGCCCGGCGGGGCAACCAGGAGTACGAGCAACTGATCGCGCGGCTGATCGGCCTCCCCTCCCGGGAGCTGCTGGCGGCCACCTTCTGCGTGACGCAGCCATTGCCGGAGACGAACCAGGTGGACCAGTCGGTGCAGGAACTGCTGGCCGGCGCCGGCGGCGGGCGGCCGGAGCCGGCCCTGGCGTGGCTGGAGGAGGAGGCGCGCCGGCGCACCCGCTATCCCGCCGATTACGGGTTCGAGACCAACCTCCGCAAGGACCGGGAGCTGGAGACGCTGCAGGCCCAGATCCGGCAGCTGGAGGCCGGGATCGAGCACGCCCGTTCCGCCGTGGACGGCTATCACAAGGCCGAGGGAAGGCTCCGGCAGGTGGACGACGAGCACCGGGAGGCGCAGCAGGAGGCCGAACGGCGACGGCAGGCTCTGGATGCGCTGCAGGACTGGCAGCGGCTGGCGGAGCGGCGGCAGCAGCACCTGCGGCAGGTGAGCGTCCTGCAGCGAGCCCTGGACGGCGCCCGCCGGGTGGCCGACCGGCTGGAGGAAGTGAGGCAGCGGCTGGCCCGCGACTGGCCCGATCTGGCCGATCTGCCCGCCGAGACGGGGGAGCGGCTGCAGGAGCTCATCGGGCTGGAGGAGGCTCTGGCCCAGCTTGCCCAGGACGCCGCTGCTCTCGCCCGGCAGCGGGCCGCGAACGAGCAGGCCGCCCGGGAGGCGGAGGCCCGGATGCAGTCCCAGTTCGGCGACCTGGCCGGGCGGGCGGCGCTGCCCCGGGACGTGCGGGAGCTCCAGGCGAAGCTAGCTGAACTGAACCGGCTGGAGGCGGAACTGGCGGCCCTGGCTGCTGAGGAGGAGCGTCTGGCGGCCAAGCTGGCCACACTGCCGGACTGGGGCCGGCTCGGCCGGCCGGCGGATGAGGCGGTGTGGCGCCTGCAAGCCGCGGCGGGCGAGGCGATGCAGCGATGGGACCGGTACGAGCGGCTGCTGGCGAAGCTGCAGCACACGGAGGCGGCCCTGCAGCGGTACGCGCTCTTCGAGGGTCAGCCCCCGGAGGTGCTGGAGCAGGTGCGCCGCTGCCACGCGCTGACGGCCGATCTGCAGCGGCGGGCCGAGGTCGCGGCCACCCGGGCCGGGGACCTGGACCGTCAGCTGCGAAGGCTCGACGCCCAGGCGGAGCGGCTCCGGCAGGAGTACGCGGCGGTGGCCGGGCTGGACGAGCGGGTGGTGGCTGCTGCCAGGGAAAAGGCAGCCCTCCTGGAACAGCGGGAACAGGTGCAGGCGGAACTCGCACGGGCAGAGAAGGAGGCCGGCGCCGCCCGGACCCGCGCCCGGATCCTGGCGGGCGCGGCCGGCCTGCTGCTGGGCGGCGCCCTCGGGTGGCTGGCCGGACGCGTACTCCTGCCTGGCGGCGGTCCGGCGTGGGCGATGGCTCCGGCGGCGGCCGCAGCGGTAACGGCGGCTCTCGTGGGCTGGTTCGCGGGAGGTCGTCTGGCAGGCGGCGAGGCGGCCGGGCGGGTGCGGACCCTGGCGCGGCGCGTGCGGGACCTGACCGACCGGATCGGGGCCCTGGATCTGGGACCGCTGGCCGCGGAACCCCCGCTGAGGCTTCCCCTCCTGGTGCAGCAGTGGGAGGAGTGGCGCCGGCGCACGGCCGAACTGGAGGCGGAACGGCTGGCCCTCGCCGGCTCCCCCGAGACGGCGGCGCAGCGGGAGGCGTACCGGCGCGCCCAGCAGGAGCTGGACGCGCTTCAGGCACAGCTCCGGCCCTTCACGGCGCGGTTCGCCGACCCCGCGGCCGCGCTGGTGGAATGGGAGCACCTGAAGCGGGAACTGGACCGGGATCGGGAGGACCTGGCGGAGCTCTGCCAGGCGGAGTGGGGGGTTCCCGCCGGGGAGGTGGAGCGGCTGCCCCTGGCCGCCGCCCACGGCCGCTGGTCCGAGCTCGGGCAGCTGGCGCAGCTGGTCGCCTTGTCTGATGTCGTCGGGGACTTCCCCGGCGCTCCGGAGACGGTGGGGGACCTGGTCCGGTGGCTCCGGGCTGCCGATCCGTCCCGGTGGGAGCAGGTGACGGCCGCAGCGGCCGACTGGTCGGCCGCCGACCGGCGGCTGGCTGAGGTCCGGGCGGAGCGGCTGCGCCTTGCCGAGGTCGGGCCGGACGGGGGCTCGCGGCGCGAGCGGCTGCGGCAGGAGGTCGAGGCGCTGCGCAGCCGGGTGGCCCCCTTCGACGAGCGGACCGACCCCGATGAGCTGGAGTCCCGCCTGGCCGTCGCGGCCCAGCTGCAGGCGGAGGCCGACCGGCAGCGGGCGGCGGCGGAGACCCTTCGGGAGCGGGAGCGCACGCTGGCCGCACGGCAGGACGCCGCGGCCGCACAGGCGGACGCCCTTCGGGACCTCGTGGCTCCTGCCCTGGGGGCGGCGGGCAGCGACGCCCGGGCTGCGCTGGAACGCTGGCGGGCACGGGAAGAGGCGCTCCGCCAGGCCCAGGCGCTGGAGAAGGAACTGAGCGGCATCCTCACCGCCTCGGGCGCGGCCGGTCTGGAGGAGCTGGAAGGCCGGCTCACCGCGGCACAGCTGGAGTGGCGGCGTGCGGCGGACAGCCTGGAGGCGCTGGTGCGGGCGCATCCCGGGCTGCCCCCCGTGGACGAGGCCGATGACCCCCTGGCCGTGCACGGCCGCATCCAGGCGCTCCGGGAGGAGCACCGGAGCCTGCAGGTCAGGCTGAGTCAGCTGGAGGAGGAGCGGCGTGCCCTGCGGGACCGGCTCCAGGACCTGGGCCGCGACACCCTCAACCTGGCCGGGGCAGAGACCCAACTGGCCGAGCTGCGGGAGCGGGAGCGGCGGCTGGTCCGGGAGGTCCGGGCCCTGGGCATCGCCTACCAGGAGCTGCGGGAGGCGGTGCGCGTCTACCGGGCGACCCACCGGGAGCGGCTGGAGGCCGCCGCCACCGAGTACTGGACCGGCCTCACCGGGCGTGCCGGGCGGCGGGTGCGGCTGAGCGACGGTTTCGAGGTCAGCGTGGTGGAGCCGGACGGGGCGGTGCTCTCGCCGGCGCAGCTGAGCCAGGGCGCGCAGGACCAGCTCTACCTCGCCCTCCGGCTGGCCATCGGGGACCTGATCGCCGAGGAGGTCCGGCTGCCCTTCGTGTTCGACGACCCGTTCCTGAACTGCGACGAGGACCGGCTCTCGCACATCCGGGCGGCCTTGGACAGGCTTGCCGGGGAGCGGCAGGTGCTTCTCCTCAGCCACCGGGCCGACTTCGCCGCGTGGGGGACGCCCGTCACACGGCGTTGA
- a CDS encoding PTS sugar transporter subunit IIB, whose amino-acid sequence MKILAVCGMGLGSSLMLRMQVESALKELGVTGVSVEVADVGTAGGAGADIIVTSPQFAPMLTNAAAKVVAIQNYMDRKEVTQKIKTALDLP is encoded by the coding sequence ATGAAGATCCTGGCCGTGTGCGGGATGGGACTGGGAAGCAGCCTGATGCTGCGCATGCAGGTGGAAAGCGCCCTGAAGGAGCTGGGGGTGACGGGGGTCTCGGTGGAGGTGGCCGACGTGGGCACCGCGGGCGGCGCCGGCGCGGACATCATCGTCACGTCGCCGCAGTTCGCCCCGATGCTGACCAACGCCGCCGCCAAGGTGGTGGCCATCCAGAACTACATGGACAGGAAGGAGGTGACCCAGAAGATCAAGACGGCCCTGGACCTGCCGTAA
- a CDS encoding PTS ascorbate transporter subunit IIC, protein MEFLMGFVSDVLSVPAVLVGLVALLGLLFQKKPASDVISGTLKSILGFVILSGGATMLQGALDYMGPLLEIGFGIRGVVPNNEAIVAIAQQTLGTQTALIMVFGLIANLVFARVTPFKYIFLTGHHTFFMAALLSAVLGTAGLDGWLLVLTGSLILGGLMVLMPALASPYMDQVTGGAGVALGHFGTVGYWLSGTIGKLVGNREDSLEKYQFPKGLQFFRESVIATSLVMFIMFLIASLAAGNAETLRLSGGQNMLVFSLMQAVTFAGGVAVVLYGVRMIINEIVPAFKGFADIVVPDSKPALDCPITFPYAPTSVLVGFIVSFLGGLVSMFIMGLVGLPVIVPGLVPHFFVGGTAGVFGNATGGRRGAIAGAFVNGILISFGAAFLLPTLGALGFANTTFGDADFQLVGILVGGIGNLFKGSPYVIAAVLLAILAAILIVGTVTHKGSRAGQKAA, encoded by the coding sequence ATGGAATTCTTGATGGGTTTTGTGTCCGACGTCCTCTCGGTTCCGGCTGTACTCGTGGGTCTCGTGGCGCTTCTGGGCCTGCTGTTCCAGAAGAAGCCCGCCAGTGACGTCATCAGCGGCACGCTGAAGTCGATCCTGGGCTTCGTCATCCTCAGCGGCGGCGCGACCATGCTGCAGGGCGCCCTCGACTACATGGGCCCGCTCCTGGAGATCGGGTTCGGCATCCGGGGCGTGGTGCCCAACAACGAGGCCATCGTCGCCATCGCGCAGCAGACCCTGGGCACGCAGACGGCCCTCATCATGGTCTTCGGCCTGATCGCCAACCTGGTCTTCGCCCGCGTCACTCCGTTCAAGTACATCTTCCTCACCGGCCACCACACCTTCTTCATGGCGGCGCTGCTCTCGGCCGTCCTCGGGACCGCCGGGCTGGACGGCTGGCTGCTGGTGCTGACCGGGTCCCTGATCCTCGGCGGGCTGATGGTGCTGATGCCCGCCCTCGCCAGCCCCTACATGGACCAGGTGACCGGCGGGGCCGGGGTGGCCCTGGGTCACTTCGGCACGGTCGGCTACTGGCTGTCGGGGACGATCGGCAAGCTGGTGGGCAACCGGGAAGACTCGCTGGAGAAGTACCAGTTCCCCAAGGGGCTCCAGTTCTTCCGGGAGTCGGTGATCGCCACCTCGCTGGTGATGTTCATCATGTTCCTCATCGCCTCCCTGGCGGCGGGCAACGCGGAGACCCTGCGGCTCTCCGGCGGGCAGAACATGCTGGTCTTCTCGCTCATGCAGGCCGTGACCTTCGCCGGCGGCGTGGCCGTCGTGCTCTACGGCGTGCGGATGATCATCAACGAGATCGTGCCGGCGTTCAAGGGGTTCGCGGACATCGTGGTCCCGGACTCCAAGCCGGCGCTGGACTGCCCGATCACCTTCCCGTACGCGCCCACGTCGGTGCTGGTGGGCTTCATCGTCAGCTTCCTGGGCGGCCTGGTCTCCATGTTCATCATGGGCCTCGTGGGGCTGCCGGTGATCGTGCCGGGCCTGGTGCCGCACTTCTTCGTGGGCGGCACGGCCGGCGTGTTCGGCAACGCCACCGGCGGCCGGCGGGGCGCCATCGCCGGCGCCTTCGTCAATGGCATCCTCATCAGCTTCGGCGCGGCCTTCCTGCTGCCGACCCTGGGTGCGCTGGGCTTCGCCAACACCACCTTCGGCGATGCCGACTTCCAGCTGGTGGGCATCCTGGTCGGCGGGATCGGCAACCTGTTCAAGGGCTCGCCGTACGTCATCGCCGCCGTGCTGCTGGCCATCCTGGCCGCGATCCTCATCGTCGGCACGGTGACGCACAAGGGCTCCAGGGCCGGGCAGAAGGCGGCCTAA
- a CDS encoding AAA family ATPase, producing MADTRVPGRRIVVIGSSGSGKTTLARELAMRLGVPHIEADALYWGPNWTPAQPDEFHRRVDQATAGDRWAFDGNYSVVHRLVWSRADTVIWLDYPLGIILWRLLRRSVRRSVLGEELWNGNRESLWKHLLPRDSLFYWVLTTHRRRRQRYEATLQQPEYAHLRFIRLRSPRDTAKWLASVPTTATLREDAGASTSS from the coding sequence ATGGCAGACACCCGGGTCCCAGGCAGGCGCATCGTCGTGATCGGGTCTTCGGGCTCGGGCAAGACCACGCTGGCGCGGGAACTGGCCATGCGCCTGGGGGTCCCCCACATCGAGGCGGACGCGCTGTACTGGGGCCCTAACTGGACGCCTGCGCAGCCGGACGAGTTCCACCGCCGCGTTGACCAGGCCACGGCGGGGGACCGCTGGGCGTTTGATGGCAACTACAGCGTTGTACACCGTCTCGTATGGAGCCGGGCCGATACCGTGATCTGGCTCGATTACCCGCTGGGCATCATTCTGTGGCGCCTCCTCCGGCGAAGCGTCCGGCGGTCCGTGCTGGGAGAGGAGCTCTGGAACGGCAATCGGGAAAGCCTCTGGAAGCACCTTCTCCCCCGCGACTCGCTCTTCTACTGGGTCCTGACCACCCACCGACGCCGCCGACAGCGTTATGAGGCGACGCTGCAGCAACCGGAGTACGCGCACCTCCGCTTCATCCGTCTCCGCTCACCCCGCGATACGGCGAAGTGGCTGGCCTCGGTCCCCACCACCGCCACCTTGCGGGAGGATGCCGGTGCCAGTACGTCATCATAA
- a CDS encoding BglG family transcription antiterminator produces the protein MLNDRRERLLRLLLAANGPLPAAEIGRLLGYPARSVRYDLELLCDWVAAHGARLVSTAGVGYHLEGDTDRVRRHLDRLMTGGPPPSEYIPSPRERIRRLLLMLLSDDAPRRLSVLADRLGVGKSTVHTDLATAESWASRRGLALARGHAGICLRGAEPHWRRAIVDLVGELADEAQLAMLLEEHPDAAPLQALLRPLVPRVSWGRLGDLLRELGAPELSICVAVMLSRLQAGHTLSYSPDQVSRGLSSPWGREAQAICRALESRFGVRIPNTEAAWLALQLEATRAVNPAPGRDIVHPADLELAEQMAVLVETRLGIGLRQDREFLMGLALHLRPIAERLRRGEAVENPLLDEVQAKYPAACLAAQDVGRALSAIWGLTVPEPEIGYLAIHIAAALEREKLRRRTVPRALIVCSSGVGTSALLVTRIRSLLPEIQPGRVVSAFRVREVLAEDPHDLVVATCQVPPCGLPVVRVSPLLGEDDVARVRRTVMALQSEAWRGRQPVLSELLTAETIALDVDAQNWEEAIRAGGDLLVRAGLAEPRYVDAMVRTAREYGPYIVLGPGFALPHARPGDGVLRLGMSLVRLRKPVPFGHPDNDPVRLVVCLGAIDNETHLKALMELSELLANPQSVEALHTAADVAEVLRLIRSVSAPPSEPGEGEVT, from the coding sequence GTGCTCAACGACCGGCGCGAGCGGTTGCTGCGGCTGCTCCTGGCGGCCAACGGACCGCTTCCGGCCGCGGAGATCGGCCGGCTGTTGGGTTACCCCGCGCGCTCCGTCCGTTACGACCTGGAGCTGCTCTGCGACTGGGTGGCGGCCCACGGCGCGCGCCTGGTCAGCACGGCCGGCGTCGGCTACCACCTGGAGGGGGACACCGACCGGGTCCGCCGGCACCTGGACCGGCTCATGACCGGCGGGCCGCCGCCCAGCGAGTACATCCCCTCGCCGCGGGAGCGAATCCGCCGGCTCCTCCTCATGCTGCTCAGCGACGACGCGCCGCGGCGGCTGAGCGTGCTCGCGGACCGGCTGGGGGTCGGCAAGTCCACGGTGCACACCGACCTGGCCACCGCGGAGTCCTGGGCCTCCCGCCGCGGGCTGGCGCTGGCGCGCGGCCACGCGGGCATCTGCCTGCGGGGGGCCGAGCCCCACTGGCGCCGGGCCATCGTGGACCTGGTCGGTGAGCTGGCCGACGAGGCCCAGCTGGCCATGCTGCTGGAAGAGCATCCCGACGCCGCACCGCTGCAGGCGCTCCTGCGGCCGCTGGTGCCCCGTGTGTCGTGGGGGCGGCTGGGCGACCTGCTGCGGGAGTTGGGCGCGCCGGAGCTGTCCATCTGCGTGGCGGTGATGCTCAGCCGCCTGCAGGCCGGGCATACGCTGTCCTACAGCCCGGACCAGGTCTCCCGGGGGCTGTCGTCGCCCTGGGGGCGGGAGGCCCAGGCCATCTGCCGGGCGCTGGAGTCCCGCTTCGGCGTCCGCATCCCCAACACCGAGGCGGCCTGGCTTGCCCTGCAGCTGGAGGCGACCCGGGCAGTGAACCCGGCGCCGGGCAGGGACATCGTGCACCCGGCGGACCTGGAGCTGGCGGAGCAGATGGCCGTCCTGGTGGAGACCCGGCTGGGCATCGGCCTGCGGCAGGACCGGGAGTTCCTGATGGGGCTGGCGCTGCACCTCCGGCCCATCGCCGAGCGGCTGCGACGGGGCGAGGCGGTGGAGAACCCGCTGCTGGACGAGGTGCAGGCCAAGTACCCGGCCGCGTGCCTGGCCGCGCAGGACGTGGGGCGCGCGCTCTCCGCCATCTGGGGGCTGACGGTGCCCGAGCCGGAGATCGGCTACCTGGCCATCCACATCGCCGCCGCCCTGGAGCGGGAGAAGCTGCGCCGCCGGACCGTTCCCCGCGCGCTCATCGTGTGCAGCTCGGGCGTCGGCACCTCCGCCCTGCTGGTGACCCGGATCCGGTCGCTGCTGCCGGAGATTCAGCCGGGCCGCGTCGTCTCGGCCTTCCGGGTGCGGGAGGTGCTGGCGGAGGATCCCCACGACCTGGTCGTCGCCACCTGCCAGGTGCCCCCCTGCGGGCTGCCGGTGGTGCGGGTCTCGCCGCTTCTGGGGGAGGACGACGTCGCCAGGGTCCGCCGCACGGTCATGGCGCTGCAATCTGAGGCATGGAGAGGTAGACAGCCCGTGTTGAGTGAGTTGCTGACCGCGGAGACGATCGCCCTGGACGTGGACGCGCAGAACTGGGAGGAGGCCATCCGGGCGGGGGGCGACCTGCTGGTGAGGGCCGGCCTGGCCGAGCCGCGCTACGTGGACGCCATGGTCCGGACGGCCCGGGAGTATGGTCCCTACATCGTGCTGGGTCCGGGCTTCGCCCTGCCCCACGCCCGGCCGGGCGACGGCGTGCTCCGGCTGGGCATGTCGCTGGTCCGGCTGCGGAAGCCGGTGCCCTTCGGCCACCCCGACAACGATCCGGTCCGGCTGGTGGTCTGCCTCGGGGCGATCGACAACGAGACCCACCTGAAGGCCCTGATGGAGCTGTCCGAACTGCTCGCGAACCCGCAGTCGGTGGAGGCGCTGCACACCGCCGCCGACGTGGCGGAAGTGCTCCGGCTGATCCGGTCGGTCTCGGCGCCCCCGTCGGAACCCGGCGAAGGGGAGGTGACCTAG